In Capsicum annuum cultivar UCD-10X-F1 chromosome 8, UCD10Xv1.1, whole genome shotgun sequence, the genomic window caaaaagaaaaagaaaaaactatacATACCCATTGTTTAGTGAAAATACAGTATATAGTTTGCTCCATTTATTCTTTGAACTCTGTTTTCTTGTAAACGAATGAGATAAATATAATCGTGTTCCTTGCATTTAACCTTTTGTCCATTTTTTAGTTGTATATTCAATCTATTTCAGAGTTTCATGTATTCAAGTTAGTCAATTATGATATAATATAATCTTCATTGATGTGTTAATAAGTTCTTTTTAGCTTCTCACATCCCTTTAAAATTGGAATGGTTTTTTACTTTCTAATAAACTTACAAACACGTACTAGTTTATGTTGCACGTAccttatgtatatatttatagttTAATTGGTTATCTTAACTTTTGATTCCTCATATCATTAATCCCCTTACCCATTTCCTCTTTCCAGACCCAATATATAAAGCAAATTGCACCTTAATTATGCTGGTGGTCGACTAGAATTGAAAAGACAAGTCCACCATCCCTCAATTAGGCTGGTGGTTGACCAAAAAGACAAGTCCACCATCATGTGTCACCACTTGGTCAAAACTCAAAAGTATTGatcattttctttcctttttttttctttaacattGAGTTCAATGTTACCAGTTTCGTTTAAGAAGTAATTTTGATATGAACATTTGACTATCATATCCATATCCATCGATATTTAGTAATCTTAGGTCTTTGAGAAATGATTCGAATAATAAACAATTAATATTAAAAGTAGAACATGACAAATTGTGTTTTTCTCTTGATATTTTATAAGTAAAATTGTATATTTAGTATAGTGAACAGGTAGAAATTAAAAGGGGTTGTAAAATGGAACTCACGGCTGGAATAGATGTTTAGACAAGCTTCCTATTTTAATTGAATCTTGAAAAAATTTCAGTAACCTGACATATTTTGAGCCAAGCAAATTTTGAGGGGATTAAGTCAGGACCTGTTTTGACAAAACCCAAATGACCTTGCTAATAAGTGGTCATGAACTTTTGACCCCCATTGCCCCATGAGCAAAGCTTCAACGCCAAAAGCCAAAAGTTGTTAAACTAGTTAAATTTACACCTATCTTCAAAGCCATTCTTGTAAATCACCACCAAAATTTGAATCTGCCTGCCCATTCACAACCTCTAGCTATATATTGtataaagatttaaattttgCAGCACTTTAATAGCGGATGGTTCTATTTATTTGCCGTTGGATGGGAGAAGTTTTGCCCTAGGGAGAAGGGGCATGCACACTCCCATAAACTCAACCAACCATCATCCATCATCCTTAGTACACTAGTTTGaaatgaaaaaacataaattaCATCACAGGTAGAACAGTGAATAGTCAGACTCCCTCATATCCTATAACATAAACTCACTCTGCCATACTCAAATAAGATGCTGGTCTAAGTAGCTTGTCCCTTTTCCTGGTTCCTATACCAACCTTGGTGCCAAGATGAGGCATATGAAACTTTTACGCATACAGATCTATGCCCCAAAACTTTGCAGGTTGGTTGGTCCTGTAGTTGCGGTCCAAACTTTTGATGACGTCCATGTCTTCTTTGGTGAGCTCAAAGACGAGAACGTTGAAATTCTCCTGCAGTCTCTCCAGTTTCGATGATTTTGGAATCACAACTGTGTTCCGTTGGATGCCCCAGCGCAGAATAACCTGGGCAACAGTCTTCTTATATTTCTCAGCTAGACACTGATGCAATAAGTAGCAAAAACAACCACCGTTACACCAAACTAGCAAATATGAATCAAATCTTTGTGAAACTTCAAATAAGGACAATCCATGAAACATGGAAAATGTAAGAGCATAAGGAATTACTTTTAGAGCCGGGTCCTCTAGGCATGACACTGTACCAAACCATTCAGCATTAGCGGCAGCACCACCAAGTGGGGTGTGTGCTGTAACACAGATGCCATGCTTTTGGCAGAATTTGACAAGAGATTCACGCTGGAAATAAGGATGAGTTTCAATTTGATTCACTGCAGGCTTCACTTTGGAATATGCTAGGCAATCTCGGGTGAGAAAGACATCATAGTTGCTGCAAATTGATTCCCAATGCAAGAGTAGCCCATTAGTTTGAAAACTAACTTCAATTTTAAAAGAATAGCATGATAGCATACTGCTTACGCCTAAACTAACGTAATCGTGCACCACAACTGAAAGTAAACATGTAAGAGTTGTAGGTGATAGAGCTGACTTTTTCACAATTTCAGGATTGCTGTGGAAAGAGAACCTAAAAGAAGAATGTGCTCATTTCAAGCAACAGTGAGCAGTTAGAGTCTGTGATTTGCAATATGCAATTTTTCACAAAGTGCCTGCATGTGTATTAAAGAACTTGATTTCCTATTTTAGATCTTTTTGTTTCTTGAAACACTACGTATTTGTCAGTGCATTGGGCAGCGACACAAACTAAGAGGAGGAAACTGTTAGTTGAACATTGGGCAGTGACACAAACTAAGAGGAGGAAACTGTTAGTTGAATGGCCAAACAACATCTGGtttttgtcaacaaaacctcactTCAGCTATACGATCATCCACAGTAGGATAGTATCACGAAGCAGAAGAATGAATCTGCTGGAAATAGCAACTGAATAAAGGGGGGGAGTACAGCCTTTTAAGTCGTAAACCAACCTGATTCCTATGCTGCGAACCAACCCCAGGGATACTAGATTTTCCATTCCGTGCCAAGTAGTCTCCAATGATATGGTGGTGTCTATATCAAGAACACCATCCTCACCCAATGCACTATCTGTTGTACCAACTCCTGAATGGATTTAGTAGCAACACAATGAGCCATTTCAGTAAGTCACAGAAAATTCTTTGATTCCAAGCCATGGCAAATATTAACGTAGAGTATCGATTACTAGATTTTTAGATCAATAACATATGTGTTACATCAATTATTGATTTTGCTGAATAGTTTTTTTCTAAATGAAATAAGTGGTGTTGATAAACAAAGCATCCAACAGATACACAATTACAGAAGTAGGAAGAGTCAGCTCCAAGAatggaccaaaaaaaaaaaacccatcAAAGAACTAGTCAgcctacaaaatcaaagaatatgTCTGGGTTAAAAACAGGTGTATGACTAACCCAGCAAAAGATAGAACTAAGCATCTGGCCTTGAGCTTGACATCAAAGCATCTTTGGTTCCTCCCTGTCCATAAGCACCACAAAATAGTAGCTGGAACCATAGACCAGATTCTTTAGATGGATTTCTCAACTAACCAGAAGTTCCAATTAACAAAAACCTCTCTGACATAAGAGGTCATAACCCACTGTAGGCCAAAGAGGGATAGGACATAGACCAGATGTTTGGTCTATCAATCACTATGTCACCAACAATCAGTACGTGTCATTGATCCAAGCAGGATACTTGTCGAAATACCAGCTATTCATTTTACAATAAGCATAATAATCATGATCTGATAAAAATGCAATAGCTAATATGCCTTATCAGCCATAAGTTACGGTCTACCCCGACTCACTCCATCACAACTCAAAAAAGAGATAAATGCACAAAAGTAAGCAGTATCACCTGTATGTCTTGTGGCTACAGGGAAATGAACAAGGTAGAGATCCAGATAATCAAGGCGTAACTTCTTAAGACTGTCTTTACAGGCCTCAAGAACATGACCATGGTCTGAGTTCCAAAGCTGCAAAAAGAGAGCCATAGTTATTGCCAGCTATACGTAGCAAAGTACTAAAAGTGAGTCAGACATCTGTTTGCAGTAACCTTGGTTGTAATGAAAAGATCCTCCCTCTTGACGAGCCCCGTTTGAAACGCTTCTGCAAGTGCTTCCCCAACTTCAGCTTCATTTCGATAGTCAGCTGCAAGCAACCAATACCAAACTTCAGGTCACACTATTCCAGGAAAATATGTAGCCCggagactcttcaaaaatgtcatcaggtacgtgttggatccttcaaaagtagtgtatAGTTGGAGGATCCGACACTAGTACGACAACTTTTTTGGAGAGTCCATGCAACTTAGCCAGGAATCTACCTATCTAGTAGCTAAAGGCACATTCAAAACTTAAGTGCATCAGCGAAGAGTAGCATAACACTCGTTTGTAACGACGCGCACACCCTTAACATAATATAcatcttttaatatttaaaaataaataaaaaaattaaaggcaATGTCCAGGTAGCTTGTA contains:
- the LOC107845532 gene encoding NADP-dependent D-sorbitol-6-phosphate dehydrogenase, which encodes MEITLNSGYKMPMIGLGVWRMEGKDIKNLLINAIKIGYRHFDCAADYRNEAEVGEALAEAFQTGLVKREDLFITTKLWNSDHGHVLEACKDSLKKLRLDYLDLYLVHFPVATRHTGVGTTDSALGEDGVLDIDTTISLETTWHGMENLVSLGLVRSIGISNYDVFLTRDCLAYSKVKPAVNQIETHPYFQRESLVKFCQKHGICVTAHTPLGGAAANAEWFGTVSCLEDPALKCLAEKYKKTVAQVILRWGIQRNTVVIPKSSKLERLQENFNVLVFELTKEDMDVIKSLDRNYRTNQPAKFWGIDLYA